Below is a genomic region from Phycobacter azelaicus.
GCGTCACCTCTCACGCCATTGCGGTTCAGGCTATGCGGGAAGGCTGCGCCGACTACATCGTGAAAGAAGAGTTGACGGTGTCTTCGCTGGTCAAATCAGTCACCTCCGCCATTGAGAGACGCATTCTTTTTTCTCAACTCACCGGCGCCCAGGCTTTTCAGCGTTCTATCACAGAGGTCATCGAACGTTTCATGCGCACATGCGGGCCGGAAATGCGGGAAATCCTTGGTCAGACCCTCAAAACTCTGCGCGGCTTGAAGGCAATCAATCGAAGCGAAAACACGCTTGATCCGGTAATCCTGTCCAATTTCACACTTCTGGAACGGGGCTGTAAGGATCTGACAGTGCTCATGGACGATCTGACCAGCGTTGTG
It encodes:
- a CDS encoding response regulator; its protein translation is MREYDDKKSRGETEIEAKADVLERPVLALCVDDDPIDRLRLSKICKKAGLKIDFIEAATVDEMRKQLDQHMFDIVFLDHNLGMETGLDALKVLISHEDQTNAIPIMLTSVTSHAIAVQAMREGCADYIVKEELTVSSLVKSVTSAIERRILFSQLTGAQAFQRSITEVIERFMRTCGPEMREILGQTLKTLRGLKAINRSENTLDPVILSNFTLLERGCKDLTVLMDDLTSVVTTARDASDRKPQKITK